One window of the Labilibaculum sp. genome contains the following:
- a CDS encoding DUF3472 domain-containing protein, which translates to MKITKLGLLTFLSVLLFFYSCDKEETQPEDENLKKGNSVTYDLSISVPCEGNSWVVANPLATSNLVVTGGIKNWTNSSDKIRTYFYAKTTGTIQVGIRARLSVSSTLKITLGDETQELTFDKGNTYKDYSAGTFKITQTGYQFIELEGVSNGGSSFGDISDILLGDSSWSSNISYVDNEWFYWGRRGPSVHLGYQAPANKNITWFYNELTVPVGKDPIGSYFMANGFSSGYFGMQVNSATERRVLFSVWSAFDTQDPNQIPAEYTVEPLGYGTGVTVGEFGGEGSGAQSYWVYNWKPGTTYKFLLKGESNADNSIDYTAYFYAPEVGDWKLIASFRRPFPTGRHLSHLHSFLENFNTTMGDETRQVDYSNQWVYDTQGSWSEMTSAAFTTDATGSNGARLDYDGGREGDHFYLRNCGFFSDNETPNKSFTRTANGTAPAIDFSKLEVPAITVPPIQTVMDRTGWTVLDYSTQEDKGGEGSTGLATDILDGDESTYWHSCWSGCTAAAPHYITVDMGQINPVNGFSFTQRQNLSRTVKDLEIQISDDNVTWVSLGDFVLEKTTNQQNIKLGTAKTFRYFKFIAKTAHDGTNNAAMAEIATYIVE; encoded by the coding sequence ATGAAAATTACCAAATTAGGCTTATTAACATTTCTGTCGGTTTTGTTATTTTTTTATTCTTGTGACAAGGAGGAAACACAACCTGAAGATGAAAATTTAAAAAAAGGCAATTCAGTAACATATGATTTGTCAATATCAGTTCCTTGCGAAGGGAATAGCTGGGTTGTTGCGAATCCCCTTGCTACTTCAAATTTAGTTGTAACAGGAGGTATTAAAAATTGGACGAATTCAAGTGATAAAATTCGCACCTATTTTTATGCAAAAACAACTGGAACAATTCAAGTAGGCATCCGTGCCAGATTAAGTGTGTCCAGCACATTAAAAATAACGTTGGGAGATGAAACACAAGAGCTGACTTTTGATAAAGGAAATACCTATAAAGATTATAGTGCAGGCACCTTTAAAATTACTCAAACTGGCTATCAATTTATCGAATTAGAAGGCGTGAGTAATGGAGGAAGTTCTTTTGGCGATATCTCTGATATTTTATTAGGGGATTCATCCTGGAGCTCTAATATAAGTTATGTTGATAATGAATGGTTCTATTGGGGACGAAGAGGTCCTTCGGTGCATTTAGGTTATCAGGCACCTGCCAATAAAAATATTACATGGTTTTACAACGAATTAACGGTACCTGTGGGGAAAGATCCAATAGGCTCATATTTTATGGCTAATGGGTTTTCATCGGGCTATTTTGGAATGCAGGTTAATTCAGCGACAGAAAGACGTGTGTTATTTTCGGTATGGAGCGCATTCGACACACAAGATCCTAATCAGATTCCTGCTGAGTATACTGTAGAACCTTTGGGATATGGAACTGGCGTAACCGTAGGAGAGTTTGGTGGTGAAGGTTCGGGTGCTCAGAGTTATTGGGTTTATAACTGGAAACCGGGAACAACCTATAAATTTTTATTAAAGGGTGAATCTAATGCTGATAATTCTATCGATTATACAGCTTATTTCTATGCGCCTGAAGTTGGCGACTGGAAGTTGATAGCCAGTTTTAGAAGGCCATTTCCTACTGGCAGGCATTTATCACATTTGCATTCGTTTTTAGAAAATTTCAATACCACAATGGGTGATGAAACCCGACAAGTGGATTATAGCAATCAATGGGTTTATGATACTCAGGGAAGCTGGAGTGAAATGACTAGTGCTGCATTTACCACCGATGCTACAGGTAGTAACGGAGCTCGATTGGATTATGATGGTGGAAGAGAAGGGGATCACTTTTATTTAAGAAATTGTGGCTTTTTCAGTGACAACGAAACACCCAATAAATCATTTACAAGAACTGCTAATGGAACTGCACCTGCTATTGACTTTTCGAAATTAGAAGTTCCTGCCATTACTGTACCACCAATACAAACTGTAATGGACAGAACCGGATGGACTGTATTAGATTACAGCACTCAGGAAGATAAAGGCGGAGAAGGAAGTACAGGATTGGCAACAGATATTCTCGATGGGGATGAAAGCACTTATTGGCATTCATGCTGGTCGGGCTGCACAGCAGCGGCTCCTCATTATATTACTGTAGATATGGGGCAAATCAATCCGGTCAATGGTTTTAGTTTTACTCAAAGACAAAATCTTTCCAGAACAGTTAAAGATTTGGAAATCCAAATAAGCGATGACAACGTAACTTGGGTAAGCCTGGGCGACTTTGTTCTGGAAAAAACTACAAACCAGCAAAATATCAAACTAGGCACAGCTAAAACGTTCCGATATTTTAAATTCATAGCTAAAACTGCTCATGATGGAACCAATAATGCTGCTATGGCAGAAATTGCGACCTATATTGTAGAGTAA